The following proteins are co-located in the Procambarus clarkii isolate CNS0578487 chromosome 16, FALCON_Pclarkii_2.0, whole genome shotgun sequence genome:
- the LOC138365332 gene encoding micronuclear linker histone polyprotein-like, with protein sequence MERINYVRGSKRKRSEHHYSNDAPTKKQKYSNGAADIKTFYKGRTGLQNHRDNSSRIQEYWNRKTEIPKRCNEEQKHWNKSSYSNVAADIQTFYRGRTELRNHRDNSSRKQEYWNRKTEIPKPYNEEQKHWNKSPYSNVAADIQTFSRGRTGLRNHRDRSFRIQEYWNREAEIPKSYNEEQKHWNKSSYSNVAADNHRDNSSRKQEYWNRKTEIPKPYNEEQKHWNKSPYSNVAADIQTFSRGRTGLRNHRDRSFRIQEYWNREAEIPKSYNEEQKHWNKSSYSNVAADVQTFSKGRTGLRKHRDRSFRIQEYWNKEAEIPKPYNEEQKHWNKSPYSNVAADIQTFSRGRTGLRNHRDRSFRIQEYWNREAEIPKPYNEEQKHWNKSSYSNVAADVQTFSKGRTGLRKHRDRSFRIQEYWNKEAEIPKPCNEEQKHRDKSSYSNEAADIQTFTKRRTGLQNHRDKSFRIQEYWNREAEIPKPSNEVQKHRNKSSEIQKFCNEISREQKNREKLSDIQKCRDKSSEIQKKFNKSSEIQKKFNKSSEIQKSCNEVYILLDKSSELQKQRDKSSELQKQKDKSSEVMNHRDKSSEVMNHRDKSSELQRDQDKLSEVQKPCNGASEIQKGQDKSSEIQKHRDKSSEIQKHRHKLSEIQKPCKGASEVQKHKNKSSEIQKSCNGSSEVQKHLDKSSEIQKPSIEASEIPKPSIEASEIQKPSIEASEIQENGNETPGYEVSSDDEVLTLYLSFPPILTCHPSLEGLEEISLDGHNYLPVEVNGKCCKMFVDSGTTSNGIEHRLAQKLGLDKKVDSTILRDSWFSSENKHLKISDKVVVNTGSDASTISQLFLKHIGMETCPPKKLRIHVKGDLYLEDDLEVLENPKTEIPLTLGTTFLSKYNCTLDSSSYYLFYNINNKTYVFTLLKTQA encoded by the exons atggaaagaattaATTACGTGCGCGGCTCCAAGAGAAAACGGAGTGAGCATCACTACAGCAATGACGCTccgacaaaaaaacaaaaatacagcaatgGAGCAGCTGATATAAAAACATTCTACAAAGGACGCACTGGATTACAGAACCACCGGGATAACTCATCTAGAATACAGGAATactggaatagaaaaactgaaataccgaaacgctgcaatgaagaacagaagcactggaataaatcatcatacagcaatgtaGCAGCTGATATACAAACATTCTACAGAGGACGCACAGAATTACGGAACCACCGGGATAACTCATCTAGAAAACAGGAATactggaatagaaaaactgaaatACCGAAACCCTACAATGAAGAACAGAAGCACTGGAATAAATCACCATACAGCAATGTAGCAGCTGATATTCAAACATTCTCCAGAGGACGCACTGGATTACGGAACCACCGGGATAGATCATTTAGAATACAGGAATACTGGAATAGAGAAGCTGAAATACCGAAATCCTACAATGAAGAACAGAAGCACTGGAataaatcatcatacagcaatgtaGCAGCTGAT AACCACCGGGATAACTCATCTAGAAAACAGGAATactggaatagaaaaactgaaatACCGAAACCCTACAATGAAGAACAGAAGCACTGGAATAAATCACCATACAGCAATGTAGCAGCTGATATTCAAACATTCTCCAGAGGACGCACTGGATTACGGAACCACCGGGATAGATCATTTAGAATACAGGAATACTGGAATAGAGAAGCTGAAATACCGAAATCCTACAATGAAGAACAGAAGCACTGGAataaatcatcatacagcaatgtaGCAGCTGATGTACAAACATTCTCCAAAGGACGCACTGGATTACGGAAACACCGGGATAGATCATTTAGAATACAAGAATACTGGAATAAAGAAGCTGAAATACCGAAACCCTACAATGAAGAACAGAAGCACTGGAATAAATCACCATACAGCAATGTAGCAGCTGATATTCAAACATTCTCCAGAGGACGCACTGGATTACGGAACCACCGGGATAGATCATTTAGAATACAGGAATACTGGAATAGAGAAGCTGAAATACCGAAACCCTACAATGAAGAACAGAAGCACTGGAataaatcatcatacagcaatgtaGCAGCTGATGTACAAACATTCTCCAAAGGACGCACTGGATTACGGAAACACCGGGATAGATCATTTAGAATACAAGAATACTGGAATAAAGAAGCTGAAATACCGAAACCCTGTAATGAAGAACAGAAGCACCGGGataaatcatcatacagcaatgaagcagcTGATATACAAACATTCACCAAAAGACGCACTGGATTACAGAACCACCGGGATAAATCATTTAGAATACAAGAATACTGGAATAGAGAAGCTGAAATACCGAAACCCAGCAATGAAGTGCAGAAGCACCGgaataaatcatctgaaatacagaaattcTGTAACGAAATTTCTAGAGAACAGAAAAACCGGGAAAAGTTATCTGATATACAGAAATGCCGAGATAAATCATCCGAAATACAGAAAAAATTcaataaatcatctgaaatacagaaaaaattcaataaatcatctgaaatacagaaatccTGCAATGAAGTATACATACTCCTGGATAAATCATCTGAATTACAGAAACAAAGGGATAAATCATCTGAGTTACAGAAACAAAAGGATAAATCATCTGAGGTAATGAATCACCGAGATAAATCATCTGAGGTAATGAATCACCGAGATAAATCATCTGAATTACAAAGAGACCAGGATAAATTATCTGAAGTACAGAAACCCTGTAATGgagcatctgaaatacagaaaggccaggataaatcatctgaaatacagaaacaccGGGATAAATCATCCGAAATACAGAAACACCGGCATAAAttatctgaaatacagaaaccctGTAAGGGAGCATCTGAAGTACAGAAACACAAgaataaatcatctgaaatacagaaatccTGTAATGGATCATCTGAGGTACAGAAACACCtggataaatcatctgaaatacagaaacccagcattgaagcatctgaaataccgaaacccagcattgaagcatctgaaatacagaaacccagcattgaagcATCTGAAATACAGGAAAACGGAAATGAAACACCTGGGTATGAGGTTAGTTCAGATGATGAAGTCCTCACATTATACCTATCTTTTCCTCCTATTCTAACTTGTCACCCATCGTTGGAGGGTTTGGAGGAGATTTCTCTAGACGGACATAACTACCTCCCGGTGGAAGTCAATGGTAAATGCTGTAAAATGTTTGTCGATTCTGGAACAACAAGCAATGGTATTGAACACAGACTCGCACAGAAGCTGGGATTAGATAAGAAAGTCGACTCAACCATTCTCCGTGATTCTTGGTTTTCGAGTGAAAACAAACACCTCAAAATAAG CGATAAAGTTGTGGTCAATACTGGCTCCGATGCTTCAACCATTTCACAATTATTTTTGAAGCACATCGGCATGGAAACATGTCCTCCCAAAAAACTAAGAATACATGTGAAGGGTGACCTTTACCTGGAGGATGACTTGGAGGTGCTGGAGAATCCAAAGACAGAAATTCCTCTAACTTTAGGCACAACGTTCTTGTCAAAATACAATTGCACATTAGATTCCTCATCTTATTATCTGTTttacaacattaataataaaaCCTATGTCTTTACTCTACTGAAGACACAGGCCTAA